Proteins encoded by one window of Bubalus kerabau isolate K-KA32 ecotype Philippines breed swamp buffalo chromosome 22, PCC_UOA_SB_1v2, whole genome shotgun sequence:
- the TRIM8 gene encoding E3 ubiquitin-protein ligase TRIM8, whose product MAENWKNCFEEELICPICLHVFVEPVQLPCKHNFCRGCIGEAWAKDSGLVRCPECNQAYNQKPGLEKNLKLTNIVEKFNALHVEKPPAALHCVFCRRGPPLPAQKVCLRCEAPCCQSHVQTHLQQPSTARGHLLVEADDVRAWSCPQHNAYRLYHCEAEQVAVCQYCCYYSGAHQGHSVCDVEIRRNEIRKMLMKQQDRLEEREQDIEDQLYKLESDKRLVEEKVSQLKEEVRLQYEKLHQLLDEDLRQTVEVLDKAQAKFCSENAAQALHLGERMQEAKKLLGSLQLLFDKTEDVSFMKNTKSVKILMDRTQTCTGSSLSPPKIGHLNSKLFLNEVAKKEKQLRKMLEGPFSTPVPFLQSVPLYPCGVSSSGAEKRKHSTAFPEASFLETSSGPVGGQYGAAGTASGEGQSGQPLGPCSSTQHLVALPGGAQPVHSSPVFPPSQYPNGSAAQQPMLPQYGGRKILVCSVDNCYCSSVANHGGHQPYPRSGHFPWTVPSQEYSHPLPPTPSVPQSLPGLAVRDWLDASQQPGHQDFYRVYGQPSTKHYVTS is encoded by the exons ATGGCGGAGAATTGGAAGAACTGCTTTGAGGAGGAGCTCATCTGCCCGATCTGCCTGCACGTCTTCGTGGAGCCGGTGCAGCTGCCGTGCAAACACAACTTCTGTCGGGGCTGCATCGGCGAGGCGTGGGCCAAGGACAGCGGCCTGGTGCGCTGCCCGGAGTGCAACCAGGCCTACAACCAGAAGCCGGGCCTGGAGAAGAACCTGAAGCTCACCAACATCGTGGAGAAGTTCAACGCCCTGCACGTGGAGAAGCCGCCGGCGGCGCTGCATTGCGTGTTCTGCCGCCGCGGCCCCCCGCTGCCCGCGCAGAAGGTCTGCCTGCGCTGCGAGGCGCCCTGCTGCCAGTCCCACGTGCAGACGCACCTGCAGCAGCCCTCCACCGCCCGCGGGCACCTCCTGGTGGAGGCGGACGACGTGCGGGCCTGGAGCTGCCCGCAGCACAACGCCTACCGCCTTTACCACTGCGAAGCCGAGCAGGTGGCCGTGTGCCAGTACTGCTGCTACTACAGCGGTGCGCATCAGGGACACTCGGTGTGCGACGTGGAGATCCGGAGGAATGAGATCCGG AAGATGCTGATGAAGCAGCAGGACCGACTGGAGGAGCGAGAGCAGGATATTGAGGACCAGCTGTACAAACTTGAGTCAGACAAACGCCTGGTGGAG GAGAAGGTGAGCCAGCTGAAGGAGGAGGTGCGACTGCAGTATGAGAAGCTGCACCAGCTGCTGGACGAGGACCTGCGGCAGACAGTGGAGGTCCTGGACAAGGCCCAGGCCAAATTCTGCAGCGAGAACGCAGCGCAGGCGCTGCATCTCGGGGAGCGCATGCAGGAGGCCAAGAAGCTCCTGGGCTCCCTACAGCTACTCTTCGACAAGACAGAGGACGTCAGCTTCATGAAG AACACCAAGTCTGTGAAAATCCTAATGGACAG GACCCAGACCTGCACAGGCAGCAGCCTCTCTCCCCCTAAGATCGGCCACCTGAACTCCAAGCTCTTCCTGAACGAGGTGGCCAAGAAGGAGAAACAGCTGCGGAAGATGCTAGAAG GCCCCTTCAGCACACCGGTGCCCTTCCTGCAGAGCGTCCCCCTGTATCCTTGTGGCGTGAGCAGCTCTGGGGCGGAAAAGCGCAAGCACTCGACGGCCTTCCCTGAGGCCAGTTTCCTAGAGACATCGTCGGGCCCTGTGGGCGGCCAGTATGGGGCAGCGGGCACAGCCAGCGGCGAGGGCCAGTCAGGGCAGCCCCTGGGGCCCTGCAGCTCCACGCAGCACTTGGTGGCCCTGCCGGGCGGCGCCCAACCAGTGCACTCGAGTCCGGTGTTCCCCCCATCGCAGTATCCCAACGGCTCCGCCGCTCAGCAGCCCATGCTCCCCCAGTATGGCGGCCGCAAGATTCTCGTCTGTTCTGTGGACAACTGTTACTGTTCTTCCGTGGCCAACCACGGCGGCCACCAGCCCTACCCCCGCTCCGGCCACTTCCCCTGGACAGTGCCCTCGCAGGAGTACTCACACCCGCTCCCGCCCACCCCCTCCGTCCCCCAGTCCCTTCCTGGCCTGGCAGTCAGAGACTGGCTCGATGCCTCCCAGCAGCCTGGCCACCAAGATTTCTACAGGGTGTATGGGCAGCCGTCCACCAAACACTACGTGACGAGCTAA